One Marinibacterium anthonyi genomic region harbors:
- a CDS encoding YGGT family protein: MMAIYGPLQLILSVVYFIMIVHVIMSWLINFQVLNLRQPLVYQIWSGLNQLLEPIYRPIRNILPSTGTLDLAPLVALLIVISLRAYVLPTIFGFY, translated from the coding sequence ATGATGGCGATCTACGGACCGCTGCAGCTGATCCTGAGTGTCGTGTATTTCATCATGATCGTGCACGTCATCATGAGCTGGCTGATCAATTTCCAGGTGCTCAACCTGCGTCAGCCCCTTGTCTACCAGATCTGGTCGGGGCTGAATCAGCTGCTTGAGCCGATCTATCGGCCGATCCGGAACATCCTGCCCAGTACCGGCACGCTGGACCTGGCGCCGCTGGTGGCGCTGCTCATCGTGATTTCGCTTCGGGCTTACGTGCTGCCGACGATCTTCGGGTTCTACTGA
- a CDS encoding Vacuole effluxer Atg22 like protein has protein sequence MTDIQAGRRRIWGWYFFDWASQPYNTLLVTFIFAPYVRELMGDGSAAQSAWGFGVGAAGIIIALLAPILGALADISGDRLRWVRVFSLLYVIGSAGLWWAAPGHFNLVLTLSLFAIGMIGMEFATIFTNSMLPDLGTRQQIGRISGNGWAFGYVGGLLALVIMLVFFAEGAGTGRTLIGLPPAFGLDPALREGTRFVGPLTAIWYIVFMVPFFLWVRDPAPVRASKGALRAALADVGRTVRNLPRTPSFFAFLGASMLYRDGLNGMYAFGGIYASGVLGWSVVDTGVFGITAIIFGAIFAWAGGHLDDRFGPKPVITACILVLTLVAVGIVFVSPTSVYGFTVPEGSAWPNIAMYVMGAAIGAAGGVIQSASRTMMVRQGDPDRMTEAFGLYALAGKSTSFLAPLCIGIVTWYSQSQQIGVSPLIALFLAGLILLAWVKPNGDTRS, from the coding sequence ATGACCGATATCCAAGCCGGGCGCCGCCGCATCTGGGGCTGGTACTTCTTCGACTGGGCCAGCCAGCCCTACAACACACTCCTCGTCACCTTCATCTTCGCCCCCTACGTGCGGGAACTGATGGGCGACGGGTCGGCCGCGCAATCGGCCTGGGGCTTCGGCGTGGGCGCCGCGGGCATCATCATCGCGCTCCTGGCGCCGATCCTGGGCGCGCTGGCGGACATTTCGGGCGACCGGCTGCGCTGGGTCCGGGTCTTTTCGCTGCTTTACGTGATCGGGTCTGCCGGGCTTTGGTGGGCGGCGCCGGGACATTTCAACCTGGTCCTGACGCTCAGCCTGTTCGCCATCGGCATGATCGGTATGGAATTCGCCACGATCTTCACCAATTCCATGCTGCCCGACCTGGGCACACGCCAGCAGATCGGTCGCATTTCCGGCAACGGCTGGGCCTTCGGCTATGTCGGCGGCCTGCTGGCGCTTGTCATCATGCTGGTCTTCTTCGCCGAAGGCGCGGGCACCGGGCGCACGCTGATCGGCTTGCCGCCGGCCTTCGGGCTTGATCCGGCCCTGCGCGAAGGCACCCGGTTCGTCGGCCCGCTGACCGCGATCTGGTACATCGTCTTCATGGTGCCCTTCTTCCTGTGGGTCCGCGACCCGGCGCCGGTGCGCGCGTCGAAAGGCGCGCTGCGCGCCGCGCTGGCCGACGTGGGCCGCACCGTGCGGAACCTGCCCCGGACCCCGTCGTTCTTCGCCTTTCTCGGCGCGTCGATGCTGTATCGCGACGGGCTGAACGGGATGTACGCCTTTGGCGGCATCTATGCCTCGGGCGTGCTGGGCTGGTCGGTTGTCGACACCGGCGTCTTCGGCATCACCGCCATCATCTTCGGCGCGATCTTTGCCTGGGCCGGCGGCCACCTGGACGACCGGTTCGGCCCCAAGCCCGTGATCACCGCCTGCATCCTGGTCCTGACCCTGGTCGCCGTCGGCATCGTCTTTGTCAGCCCGACCAGCGTCTATGGGTTCACCGTCCCCGAGGGATCCGCCTGGCCCAATATCGCCATGTACGTCATGGGCGCGGCGATCGGCGCCGCGGGCGGCGTGATCCAGTCGGCCAGCCGCACCATGATGGTGCGCCAGGGCGATCCCGACCGGATGACCGAAGCCTTCGGCCTGTACGCGCTGGCCGGCAAGTCGACCAGCTTCCTTGCGCCGCTGTGTATCGGAATCGTGACCTGGTACAGCCAATCCCAGCAGATTGGCGTCAGCCCGCTCATTGCTCTTTTCCTCGCGGGCCTTATCCTGCTGGCATGGGTCAAGCCCAACGGAGACACCCGCAGCTGA
- the barA_2 gene encoding Signal transduction histidine-protein kinase BarA, with translation MSLANKLAEERRARLAAERLLELKQAELSAANRKLGRHALALTQKIGRTEAEVATVRDENEKFRTDLSLANEKVELAERRLWHSIQSIRDGFAFFDADNIMIGANSAYLSLFDGMDEIAPGVSYMRILQVLTEEGIIDPGDLDPADWRQMMSDRWHSPTPEPINIRLWNDEYIRLFDQRGHGGDVVSLAINITETVRYEEQLKAERERAEAANRAKSAFLANMSHEIRTPMNGVVGMAELLADSDLTEEQKLYVSTIRNSGEALLVIINDVLDYSKIEAEKLTLHPEPFDLERCIHEVVMLLQPAARDKNLPLLIDYDMFLPTRFVGDPGRIRQVLTNLIGNAVKFTAEGHVLIRVTGVADPRGGEASVHVTIEDTGIGIDPHKKDLIFGEFSQVEGEQNRHFEGTGLGLAITRRLVEMMKGRIWVESEEGRGACFGFQLPIPVAEGAQPQPPRMPAGLRRAVVIDHHRVNASILEKQLAQLGIEVTWCRSTLEALEVVDDTAQLILCEHVMTEMDGFELAEALRDKGVVAPILMLSATPDYAENDPARALVTAVLQKPLSRSELFAALAGLPVPPGAEPVADRPLRILAAEDNRTNQLVFRKMIKDLDVELLFAANGEEAVAAHASFQPDLIFMDISMPGMDGKEATMHIRAAEAATGAHVPIIAMTAHAMDGDREEILKAGLDDYLTKPLRKAAIHDRIAACRPEGTRPALAIPA, from the coding sequence ATGAGTCTTGCCAACAAACTCGCCGAGGAACGGCGCGCGCGGCTGGCGGCCGAACGGCTGCTGGAACTGAAACAGGCGGAATTGTCCGCCGCCAACCGCAAGCTGGGCCGCCACGCGCTGGCCCTGACCCAGAAAATCGGCCGCACCGAAGCCGAAGTCGCGACGGTGCGCGACGAGAACGAGAAATTCCGCACCGACCTGTCGCTGGCCAATGAAAAGGTGGAACTGGCCGAACGGCGATTATGGCATTCGATCCAGTCGATCCGCGACGGGTTCGCCTTTTTCGATGCCGACAACATCATGATCGGTGCGAATTCGGCCTACCTGTCGCTGTTTGACGGCATGGACGAAATCGCGCCGGGCGTGTCTTACATGCGCATCCTGCAGGTCCTGACCGAGGAAGGCATCATCGACCCCGGTGACCTGGACCCGGCCGACTGGCGCCAGATGATGTCCGACCGCTGGCATTCGCCCACGCCCGAGCCGATCAACATCAGGCTGTGGAACGACGAATACATCCGGCTGTTCGACCAGCGCGGCCATGGCGGCGACGTGGTATCGCTGGCCATCAACATCACCGAAACCGTCAGGTACGAGGAACAGCTGAAGGCCGAACGCGAACGGGCCGAGGCCGCCAACCGCGCCAAGTCCGCCTTTCTGGCGAACATGAGCCACGAGATCCGGACGCCGATGAACGGCGTCGTCGGCATGGCCGAACTGCTGGCCGATTCCGACCTGACCGAGGAACAGAAGCTTTACGTCTCGACCATCCGCAATTCGGGCGAGGCGTTGCTGGTCATCATCAACGACGTGCTGGATTATTCCAAGATCGAGGCCGAGAAGCTGACGCTGCATCCCGAACCCTTCGACCTGGAACGCTGCATCCACGAGGTGGTGATGCTGCTGCAGCCGGCCGCCCGCGACAAGAACCTGCCGCTGCTGATCGACTACGACATGTTCCTGCCCACCCGCTTTGTCGGCGACCCGGGGCGGATCCGGCAGGTGCTGACCAACCTGATCGGCAACGCGGTCAAGTTCACGGCCGAAGGTCACGTGCTGATCCGGGTGACCGGCGTCGCCGATCCCCGCGGCGGCGAGGCGTCGGTTCATGTCACGATCGAGGACACCGGCATCGGCATCGATCCCCACAAGAAGGACCTGATCTTTGGCGAATTCAGCCAGGTGGAAGGCGAACAGAACCGCCATTTCGAAGGCACCGGACTGGGCCTGGCGATCACCCGCCGCCTGGTCGAGATGATGAAGGGCCGGATCTGGGTCGAAAGCGAGGAAGGCCGCGGTGCCTGTTTCGGCTTTCAGCTGCCGATCCCGGTGGCCGAGGGCGCGCAGCCCCAGCCGCCGCGCATGCCCGCCGGTCTGCGCCGGGCCGTGGTGATCGACCACCACAGGGTCAACGCCTCGATCCTGGAAAAGCAGCTGGCGCAGTTGGGGATCGAAGTTACCTGGTGCCGCTCGACGCTCGAGGCGCTGGAGGTCGTGGATGACACCGCCCAGCTGATCCTGTGCGAACACGTCATGACCGAGATGGACGGGTTCGAACTGGCCGAGGCGCTGCGCGACAAGGGGGTCGTCGCGCCGATCCTGATGCTGAGCGCCACGCCCGATTACGCGGAAAACGATCCGGCGCGCGCGCTGGTCACGGCGGTTCTGCAGAAACCCCTGTCGCGCAGCGAATTGTTCGCCGCGCTGGCGGGCCTGCCTGTGCCGCCGGGGGCCGAACCGGTCGCCGATCGCCCCCTGCGCATCCTCGCGGCCGAAGACAACAGGACCAACCAGCTGGTGTTTCGCAAGATGATCAAGGATCTGGACGTGGAATTGCTGTTCGCCGCCAACGGAGAAGAGGCGGTGGCGGCCCATGCCAGCTTTCAACCCGACCTCATCTTCATGGATATTTCCATGCCCGGCATGGACGGGAAGGAGGCCACGATGCACATCCGCGCGGCCGAGGCTGCAACCGGCGCCCATGTGCCGATCATCGCGATGACGGCGCACGCGATGGATGGCGACAGGGAGGAGATCCTGAAGGCGGGACTGGACGATTACCTGACCAAGCCGCTGCGCAAGGCGGCGATCCACGATCGCATCGCCGCCTGCCGCCCCGAGGGCACGCGCCCCGCGCTGGCCATCCCCGCCTGA
- the recQ_2 gene encoding ATP-dependent DNA helicase RecQ, which translates to MTGALPLLRDVFGFDAFRPGQEEIVMAVAGGENVMAIMPTGGGKSLCYQLPALLRDGVTLVVSPLIALMRDQVRALQEAGIAAGALTSGNTEEETAAVHDALQDGRLKLLYMAPERLASSGTIASLKRAGVSMIAVDEAHCVSQWGHDFRPDYLRIGALRQALDVPLSAFTATADDETRAEIVEKLFTGAAAPRQFLRGFDRPNIHLAFGVKDRPRQQILEFAEARRGQCGIVYCATRAKTEDLARALDAQGHLAVSYHGGMDPADRRTVEERFAREDGLIVVATVAFGMGVDKPDIRWVAHADLPKSIESYYQEIGRAGRDGGPAETLTLFGPEDIRLRRAQIDEGQAPPERRAADHARMNALLGLAEAMECRRKTLLGYFGETEVTCGQCDLCDQPPETFDATTPVRMALSAILRTGEYFGTGHLIDILLGNATDKVTARRHDQLPTFGVGKEYDKRQWQAIFRQMMGRDLVRPDPERHGALRMTDPARPILRGEEQITLRADTVKKAVSTPAVRAMVSDEDAPLFSALKAKRRALAEAAQVPAYIIFTDRTLTEMAEARPDTLDQMARIGGVGAKKLERYGADFLEVIRGASIDPMHPARRKLAGRGSGEVFDRLQEVQTDLVRGPDGTDKPLSCSAGELAKVAALRGDDPVMLERLLGERKAERFAAAFLDVLRDAG; encoded by the coding sequence ATGACCGGCGCCCTTCCGCTGTTGCGCGACGTTTTCGGATTCGATGCGTTCCGCCCGGGCCAGGAAGAGATCGTGATGGCCGTCGCTGGCGGCGAAAACGTCATGGCCATCATGCCCACGGGCGGCGGCAAATCGCTGTGCTACCAGCTGCCCGCGCTTCTGCGCGACGGCGTCACACTGGTCGTCTCGCCGCTGATCGCGCTGATGCGCGACCAGGTCCGCGCCCTGCAGGAAGCCGGCATCGCGGCCGGCGCCCTGACCTCTGGCAATACCGAGGAAGAAACCGCCGCCGTCCACGACGCCCTGCAGGACGGCCGGCTGAAACTGCTTTACATGGCGCCCGAACGCCTGGCTTCGTCGGGCACGATCGCCTCGCTGAAACGTGCCGGCGTGTCGATGATCGCCGTGGACGAGGCCCATTGCGTCAGCCAGTGGGGCCACGATTTCCGCCCCGATTACCTGCGCATCGGTGCGCTGCGCCAGGCGCTCGACGTGCCGCTGTCGGCCTTCACCGCGACCGCCGACGATGAAACCCGCGCCGAGATCGTCGAAAAGCTGTTCACCGGCGCCGCGGCCCCCCGCCAGTTCCTGCGCGGCTTCGACCGGCCCAACATCCACCTGGCCTTCGGGGTCAAGGACCGGCCGCGCCAGCAGATCCTGGAGTTCGCCGAAGCGCGCCGGGGGCAGTGCGGCATCGTCTACTGCGCCACCCGCGCCAAGACCGAAGACCTGGCCCGCGCGCTGGATGCCCAGGGCCACCTGGCGGTGTCCTATCACGGCGGCATGGACCCGGCCGACCGCCGCACCGTGGAAGAACGCTTTGCCCGCGAGGACGGTTTGATCGTCGTCGCCACGGTGGCCTTCGGCATGGGCGTCGACAAGCCCGACATCCGCTGGGTCGCCCATGCGGACCTGCCGAAATCCATCGAAAGCTATTACCAGGAGATCGGGCGCGCCGGTCGCGACGGCGGCCCCGCCGAAACGCTCACGCTGTTCGGCCCCGAGGACATCCGCCTGCGCCGCGCCCAGATCGACGAGGGCCAGGCCCCGCCGGAACGCCGCGCCGCCGATCATGCCCGGATGAACGCGTTGCTGGGCCTGGCCGAGGCGATGGAATGCCGGCGCAAGACGCTGCTGGGCTATTTCGGCGAGACCGAAGTCACCTGTGGGCAATGCGACCTGTGCGATCAGCCGCCCGAGACGTTCGACGCCACCACCCCGGTGCGCATGGCGCTGTCGGCGATCCTGCGCACGGGCGAATATTTCGGCACCGGCCACCTGATCGACATCCTGCTGGGCAACGCGACCGACAAGGTGACCGCCCGGCGCCACGACCAGCTGCCGACCTTTGGCGTCGGCAAGGAGTACGACAAGCGGCAATGGCAGGCGATCTTCCGGCAAATGATGGGTCGCGATCTTGTTCGTCCTGATCCCGAGCGCCACGGGGCCCTGCGGATGACGGACCCCGCGCGACCCATCCTACGCGGCGAGGAACAGATCACCCTGCGCGCCGACACCGTGAAAAAGGCCGTGTCGACGCCTGCCGTCCGGGCGATGGTCTCGGACGAGGACGCGCCGTTGTTCTCGGCGCTCAAGGCCAAGCGGCGCGCGCTGGCCGAGGCGGCGCAGGTGCCCGCCTACATCATCTTTACCGACCGCACCCTGACCGAGATGGCAGAGGCGCGGCCCGACACGCTGGACCAGATGGCCCGGATCGGCGGCGTCGGCGCCAAGAAGCTGGAACGCTACGGCGCCGATTTCCTGGAAGTCATCCGCGGCGCCAGCATCGATCCGATGCATCCGGCGCGGCGCAAGCTGGCCGGGCGCGGGTCGGGCGAGGTGTTCGACCGCCTGCAGGAGGTCCAGACCGACCTGGTGCGCGGCCCCGACGGGACCGACAAGCCGCTAAGCTGTTCGGCGGGCGAACTGGCCAAGGTGGCGGCGCTGCGCGGGGACGATCCGGTGATGCTGGAACGCCTGCTGGGCGAGCGCAAGGCAGAGCGGTTCGCCGCCGCCTTCCTCGACGTGCTGCGGGACGCCGGGTAA